One genomic segment of Cellulophaga sp. HaHaR_3_176 includes these proteins:
- a CDS encoding outer membrane protein assembly factor, with protein sequence MKTFKLLNLLLPLTAVLSSSLVFSQEIEKTIYMTGNTSDITNTHVLSQIALAAKSAENPMLLLLGNEAPKENYESSLNEQLLIVNDFKKEAIFISGGQEWSKEGYKRLKDIEKHIKKNSKAKFYPDNDEPIDSYDISENVVLITVDSQWYLEDWNQNVYINEDAEIKNRNLFFLEFENRIKKAQGKIILIAIHHPIETNTRQGLLANTGGFNVNDFQNAEYRSLRQRLKTIARGADDVIFLSGLGKNLQYLNTSVPQIISGAAGDLEAVKKEDDGQFALAKNGYARLDIGVNGKVVVHFFTLENGMPEKAFSTTILKGGAQDEVEVSPIKNNFPSKKSAAVYTKEETTKSGVYKALWGNHYREYYGKEVNVPVVLLDTLKGGLTPVKRGGGQQSKSLRLEDKNGQQFVMRALKKSTIKFLQANAFQDTYIGDALDDTVVDKFLSDFYTTSHPYTPFAIGDLSDAVGVFHTNPELYYIPKQKTLAEFNDDFGDELYMIEEHVGDTQLASESFGTPVKILSTADVLQEIHKSGKSVVDEPSYIKARLFDMLLGDWDRHEDQWRWALFKNDDGTEYCKPIPRDRDQAFSKYDGALISFLTRAIPGLRKMQTYDDDLRSVKWFASSPYHLDLTLINASGWEEWEKQAKAIQESLSDAAIEKAFENIPAEIKGATIDDIKEKLKGRRENLLKIANAYYLYLNKFEVVTGTQKSDDFKITRLPDGQTNIRIDRKDLGILNRTFSRDVTKEIWIYGLDGSDTFVVEGEGDHLVNIKIIGGKKNDTYDFKNTKKVKLYDYKSKENTIVNKKSKKWLVDDYSINNYDHKKVKYSFDQLLPIIAVNPDDGLKIGVLSNHAYYGLQRNPFTYKHSINAAYYTSTSGFDVSYKGEFSNIFKHWNFGIEGLYTSPNFAENFFGFGNETEYDKDVNDLDFNRVRIRKWNAAISLNWRGANGGYFQFKPLVESFDVENTEDRFVSDFSADNSIFQHQIYGGAEATYNYENKDSAAFPTLGLNMGLTAGYKTNIDDTTADNSFGYLKPELAISHKLTRSGSLVLATKLGGEVILGDDFEFYHGARLGGNNSLRGFRNERFTGKQSFYQNTDLRIPLGGLKTSVIPIRFGVTGSFDYGRVWTSDDNSNVWHNSAGGSLWVVGAEALTANLGYFNSTDGGRIVFVLGFSF encoded by the coding sequence ATGAAAACTTTTAAATTACTCAACCTTTTGTTGCCTCTAACAGCGGTACTAAGCTCAAGCTTAGTTTTTTCACAAGAAATAGAAAAAACTATTTACATGACTGGTAACACTTCAGATATAACAAATACTCATGTCCTTAGTCAAATAGCCTTAGCTGCAAAATCTGCAGAAAACCCTATGCTACTTTTATTGGGTAACGAAGCTCCTAAAGAAAATTATGAATCATCACTTAATGAGCAGCTCTTAATTGTAAATGATTTTAAGAAAGAAGCTATATTCATAAGCGGTGGTCAAGAATGGTCAAAAGAAGGCTATAAACGTTTAAAAGATATTGAAAAACATATAAAAAAAAATAGTAAAGCTAAGTTTTATCCTGATAATGATGAGCCTATAGATTCCTATGACATTTCTGAAAATGTGGTATTAATTACCGTAGATTCTCAGTGGTATTTAGAAGATTGGAACCAGAATGTGTATATCAATGAAGATGCTGAAATTAAGAATAGGAACTTATTCTTTTTAGAATTCGAAAACCGAATAAAAAAAGCACAAGGAAAAATAATTCTTATAGCAATTCACCATCCTATAGAAACAAATACAAGACAAGGGTTATTGGCTAATACAGGGGGTTTTAACGTTAATGATTTCCAGAATGCAGAATATAGAAGTTTAAGACAACGTCTAAAAACTATAGCTAGAGGTGCTGATGATGTTATTTTTCTATCGGGTCTTGGTAAAAATTTGCAATACCTTAATACTTCGGTTCCTCAGATTATTAGTGGAGCAGCAGGAGACTTAGAAGCAGTAAAAAAAGAAGATGATGGGCAGTTTGCATTAGCAAAAAATGGTTATGCACGTTTAGATATTGGCGTGAACGGAAAAGTTGTAGTACATTTTTTTACACTTGAAAACGGGATGCCAGAAAAAGCTTTTTCAACAACTATTTTAAAAGGCGGGGCGCAAGATGAGGTTGAAGTTTCTCCAATCAAAAATAATTTTCCTTCTAAAAAATCTGCAGCGGTGTATACCAAAGAAGAAACTACTAAAAGTGGCGTATATAAGGCACTTTGGGGAAATCATTACCGAGAATATTATGGTAAGGAAGTAAACGTACCTGTAGTGCTTTTAGATACTCTAAAAGGCGGACTAACACCTGTTAAACGTGGTGGTGGGCAACAATCAAAATCACTTAGATTAGAAGATAAAAACGGACAGCAGTTTGTAATGCGTGCATTAAAAAAGAGCACTATTAAATTTTTACAAGCCAATGCTTTTCAAGACACTTATATTGGAGATGCTTTAGATGATACAGTTGTCGATAAATTTCTTTCTGATTTCTATACGACTTCGCACCCTTATACTCCTTTTGCTATTGGAGATTTATCAGATGCTGTAGGTGTTTTTCATACCAATCCTGAGCTGTATTATATTCCTAAACAAAAAACTTTAGCAGAGTTTAATGATGATTTTGGTGATGAACTCTATATGATAGAAGAGCATGTAGGAGATACACAATTAGCATCAGAATCTTTTGGTACACCTGTTAAAATTTTAAGTACTGCTGATGTTTTACAAGAAATCCATAAATCAGGTAAATCTGTTGTAGATGAACCTTCTTATATTAAAGCACGTCTTTTCGATATGCTTTTAGGAGATTGGGACAGACATGAAGATCAATGGCGTTGGGCACTTTTTAAAAACGATGATGGTACAGAATATTGTAAGCCTATTCCAAGAGATCGAGATCAAGCTTTTTCAAAGTATGACGGTGCGCTTATAAGTTTTTTAACTAGAGCAATACCAGGTTTGCGTAAAATGCAAACTTATGATGATGATTTAAGAAGCGTAAAGTGGTTTGCATCATCTCCATACCATTTAGATTTAACATTGATCAATGCTTCTGGTTGGGAAGAATGGGAAAAGCAGGCAAAAGCAATACAAGAAAGTCTTTCTGATGCAGCTATAGAAAAGGCATTTGAAAATATACCAGCAGAAATTAAAGGGGCTACAATAGATGATATAAAAGAGAAGCTAAAAGGAAGACGTGAAAATCTTTTAAAAATTGCTAATGCATATTATTTGTATTTAAATAAATTTGAGGTAGTTACAGGAACACAAAAATCAGACGATTTTAAAATTACTAGATTACCAGATGGTCAAACAAACATAAGAATAGATCGTAAGGATTTAGGAATTCTAAACCGTACTTTTTCTAGAGATGTTACTAAAGAAATATGGATATATGGTCTTGATGGTAGTGATACATTTGTAGTAGAAGGTGAAGGAGATCATCTTGTAAATATAAAAATAATTGGAGGGAAGAAGAATGACACCTACGATTTTAAAAACACCAAAAAAGTAAAGTTATACGATTATAAGAGTAAGGAAAATACAATCGTCAATAAAAAATCTAAAAAATGGCTTGTAGATGATTATAGTATTAATAACTACGATCACAAGAAAGTAAAATATAGTTTTGATCAATTATTACCCATAATTGCTGTCAATCCAGATGATGGTCTTAAGATTGGTGTACTTAGTAATCATGCTTATTATGGTTTGCAAAGAAACCCATTTACGTATAAACACAGTATTAATGCAGCTTATTACACAAGTACCTCAGGTTTTGATGTTTCGTATAAAGGAGAATTTTCTAACATTTTTAAGCATTGGAATTTTGGAATAGAAGGTTTGTATACAAGTCCAAATTTTGCTGAGAATTTCTTTGGGTTTGGTAATGAAACAGAGTATGATAAAGATGTTAATGATTTAGATTTTAATAGAGTTAGAATTCGTAAGTGGAATGCTGCTATCTCTTTAAATTGGAGAGGAGCAAATGGAGGGTATTTTCAGTTTAAACCTCTTGTAGAATCATTTGATGTTGAAAATACAGAAGATCGTTTTGTTTCAGACTTTTCAGCAGACAACTCAATTTTTCAGCATCAAATTTATGGTGGAGCAGAGGCTACTTATAATTATGAAAATAAGGATAGCGCAGCCTTCCCTACCTTAGGTTTAAATATGGGCTTAACTGCAGGGTATAAAACAAATATTGATGATACCACAGCAGATAATAGCTTTGGGTATCTAAAACCAGAATTAGCAATAAGCCATAAACTTACAAGAAGTGGCAGCCTAGTTTTGGCTACCAAATTAGGAGGTGAAGTTATTTTAGGTGATGATTTTGAATTTTATCACGGTGCTAGATTAGGAGGTAATAATAGCCTTAGAGGATTTAGAAATGAACGTTTTACAGGTAAACAATCTTTTTATCAGAATACAGATTTAAGAATACCATTAGGAGGTTTAAAAACAAGTGTAATTCCTATTCGTTTTGGAGTAACAGGAAGTTTTGACTATGGCCGTGTTTGGACAAGTGACGATAACTCTAATGTTTGGCATAACTCCGCTGGAGGTTCTTTATGGGTAGTTGGAGCAGAAGCTTTAACGGCTAATCTTGGATATTTTAATAGTACAGATGGTGGTAGAATTGTCTTTGTACTCGGATTCTCATTTTAA
- a CDS encoding CRTAC1 family protein, whose product MIKKILKVLGIALVLMIGVVLFRFWKDSVSDKYDVSIAAEKIPKFKSIPLDFTHQYRGDKSLPIAPSALIDIDNDNIDEVFFGGGMDQEDAIYAYRDHAFVLISEEVGLAKKGNTTTTLGAISADMDNNGFSDLVLGREDGLYIYYNTDGIFTIKKIATPINQKSTPAGITVGDIDKDGDLDIFLSTYLKKELMEGQNIFERYDYGATSELLLNNGDNTFASITKQAGLDYIHNTFQGVLVDIDNDSWLDLVVVHDTGEARTYKNNGDLTFTMKENPLTKKFAYPMGLAVGDYNNDGLVDFMFSNVGTTAPDFMASGDIKNKELFTDKWILFKNEGNFKFTDAAEDAKIAGYEFSWGCTFADMNNDGLQDLIVAENYVDFPFSKLFKLPGRFLVQKEDHTFVPTEKESGVENPFYGITALVSDFNKDGYLDLIWTNIDGPAFAYLNEGGNNNYIQINLLENAETMGAKVTVETPTKKLTDWLVTGEGLASDQTALLNFGLGEETTVNKITIQYSNGKVDELFNSKVNTIVDVEKEKLLAMKMMLKDSITQ is encoded by the coding sequence ATGATTAAAAAGATTTTAAAAGTACTAGGCATCGCTTTAGTATTAATGATAGGGGTCGTCCTTTTTCGTTTCTGGAAAGATTCCGTTTCTGACAAATACGATGTTAGTATAGCCGCAGAGAAAATTCCAAAATTTAAGAGTATTCCTTTAGATTTCACCCATCAATATAGGGGTGATAAATCATTACCTATAGCACCATCGGCACTTATTGATATTGATAATGATAATATTGATGAAGTATTTTTTGGTGGAGGAATGGATCAAGAAGATGCGATCTATGCCTATAGAGATCATGCATTTGTTTTAATTTCTGAAGAAGTTGGCTTAGCTAAAAAAGGAAATACAACGACTACATTAGGAGCTATATCTGCCGATATGGATAATAATGGATTTTCAGACTTAGTCCTAGGTCGTGAAGATGGTCTGTATATTTATTATAATACAGATGGTATTTTTACCATTAAGAAGATTGCTACTCCCATCAACCAGAAATCTACGCCTGCAGGGATTACCGTGGGCGATATTGATAAAGATGGCGATTTAGATATTTTCCTGTCTACCTACCTTAAAAAAGAATTAATGGAAGGGCAGAATATTTTTGAACGTTATGACTATGGAGCTACGAGTGAGCTTTTATTGAACAACGGAGATAATACTTTTGCTAGCATTACCAAACAAGCAGGATTAGATTATATACATAATACCTTTCAAGGTGTTCTTGTAGACATTGATAATGATTCTTGGTTAGACTTGGTGGTGGTTCATGATACCGGAGAGGCTAGAACGTATAAGAATAATGGTGATTTAACATTCACCATGAAAGAGAACCCTTTAACAAAGAAATTTGCTTACCCTATGGGCTTGGCAGTCGGGGATTATAATAATGACGGTCTTGTAGATTTTATGTTTTCTAATGTAGGTACTACAGCACCAGACTTTATGGCGAGTGGTGATATTAAAAATAAAGAACTGTTTACAGATAAATGGATTCTTTTTAAAAATGAAGGTAATTTTAAGTTTACAGATGCAGCAGAAGATGCTAAGATTGCTGGGTATGAGTTTTCATGGGGATGCACATTTGCGGATATGAATAATGACGGACTTCAAGATTTAATTGTAGCAGAAAATTATGTTGATTTTCCATTTAGTAAACTGTTTAAACTACCAGGAAGATTTTTAGTGCAGAAAGAAGATCACACTTTTGTGCCTACCGAAAAGGAAAGTGGTGTTGAGAATCCTTTTTATGGGATAACCGCTTTAGTAAGTGATTTTAATAAGGATGGGTATTTAGATTTAATTTGGACCAATATAGATGGGCCAGCTTTTGCTTATCTTAACGAAGGTGGTAATAACAATTATATTCAAATTAATTTATTAGAAAATGCAGAAACTATGGGGGCAAAAGTCACTGTAGAAACTCCAACGAAAAAACTAACAGATTGGTTGGTTACGGGAGAAGGGCTTGCTAGCGATCAAACTGCGTTATTAAATTTTGGGTTAGGAGAAGAAACTACGGTGAATAAAATTACAATCCAATATTCCAATGGTAAAGTAGATGAGCTTTTTAACTCTAAGGTAAATACCATAGTAGACGTTGAAAAAGAAAAATTGCTAGCAATGAAAATGATGTTAAAAGATTCTATAACTCAATAA
- a CDS encoding DUF6796 family protein: MSTITTIKTLGYLGLLGALFVGAGEYLLHYSPNILGHAKDYEFFAFVSLEHMTLGHFLAVIGLPFYFAGYIHIYLMLRSGSETLAKLTLGLGFIAFAVGGIWIGSRATIGNIVHLKEAISPEVYKNLIAHYTNHAEILVQALRVVIALLSITFVSAILKGGTYYKKWMAIFNPILILIVIALSGLAIPSIGQHTLPILMNITHFILFSLSIYQLNNFIKPLHHD; this comes from the coding sequence ATGAGTACCATTACAACCATTAAAACCCTAGGGTACCTAGGATTATTAGGAGCCCTATTCGTGGGGGCAGGAGAATACTTACTGCATTATTCACCCAATATTTTAGGACATGCAAAAGACTATGAGTTTTTTGCGTTTGTAAGCCTAGAGCATATGACACTTGGGCATTTTTTAGCAGTCATAGGACTTCCATTCTATTTTGCAGGCTATATTCATATTTATTTAATGTTGAGATCTGGTAGTGAAACACTCGCTAAACTTACGCTTGGCTTAGGTTTTATTGCCTTTGCAGTAGGGGGTATTTGGATTGGTTCCAGAGCAACAATAGGGAATATTGTGCACTTAAAAGAAGCTATCTCTCCAGAAGTTTATAAAAACCTAATAGCGCATTATACCAATCATGCAGAGATATTAGTACAGGCATTACGCGTAGTAATAGCCCTATTATCCATCACTTTTGTGAGTGCTATTTTAAAAGGAGGTACCTACTATAAAAAATGGATGGCCATTTTTAATCCGATACTTATTTTAATAGTCATAGCGCTTAGTGGCTTAGCAATACCATCTATAGGGCAGCATACCTTACCTATTTTAATGAATATCACGCATTTTATACTTTTTAGCCTATCAATTTATCAACTAAACAATTTTATAAAACCATTACATCATGATTAA